CAATATGACCTTTAGTCAGAGGTTTAAAATATTCTTTTTCTCCAGTTAATGAGTTGTATATCTTAAGTTTTTGATTGTCGTATAATGCCATAAATTTAAAAAGTTGTATCTAATTTAATATAATCTAAAAACTCTTTTTTGACATCTTGATTTTTAAATTGACCACCAAACTCGCTAGTTACGGTCTCGCTTTCTATATCTCTAATACCGCGTGAATTTACACAAAGATGTTTGGCATCTACAATACAAGCTACATCTTCTGTATCAAGAGCTTCCTGCAAATCTTTTACAATTTGCATAGTCATACGTTCCTGAACTTGAGGGCGTTTGGCGTAATAATCTACAATCCGATTCATTTTAGAAAGCCCAACCACACGACCTGATGAAATATAGGCGATATGGGCTTTACCAACAATAGGCAATAAATGATGCTCGCAGGTGGAATAGACGGTTATATTTTTTTCAACCAGCATTTCGCCATAGCGGTATTTATTGTCAAAGGTTGACATTTTGGGTTTATGTTTTGGGTTTAAACCTGAAAACATTTCATTGACAAACATTTTTGCTACGCGTTGTGGCGTACCACTTAGGCTGTCGTCAGCTAAGTCTAAACCTAAAGTTTGCATAATGTTATTAACATTTGCTTGAATACGTTTGATTTTTTCTTCATCACTTAATTCAAATGCGTCTTTTCGCAAAGGCGTTTCGCTAGAAGTTCCAATGTGGTTATGACCCAACTCTTCAATTTCAGATAAATTTTCTTCTAAACTCATAGTCAAATAAATATTTGCAAAGATAGTTTTTTTTGAGTGTTTTGAAGTTTTAACCAACGAAAACTCATTTTATTGGCTATTGTTAACACGACTTTAGGAAAATTTTTTATATTTGGAAAAAATACCTCATTTATGAAAACTTTAACTTGTGTCTTATTACTATCATTCTCATTTAGTTTTTGTCAGAATTTTCCTGGTGGATTACCAAATTCAGAGATTTGGATTATAGGTAATCATGCAAATGTTGAAGAGCCAATTAATTTATCGGTTGATTCTAATATTAGAGTTTCGAATTGCGGCCAATCTGAAACTGATTATTTTAATTTCAACGAGTGTTTTTATAGTGCTGAAGGAATTTGTCTTAAATTCAACACAAAGCATGAGTACTCAAAAGGTAAAACTTATTTCTTTGTCGGAGAGCCAGATATTAAGAAAGAAACAAACCTTTCCCAATTACATACAATATGGTCTGAGTTTATTCCTAATACTATAACTTCAAAAGTTATAAGAAATAGAACAGGTATAGCTATGAACAACTCTCTGCAAGGGGATTTGTTTAGCTCTTATAGCAACGAACCGTCTTACATTAGTTATTATCATTGGAATAACTATCGACTAAATAAAATTCACAAGACATATGGGTTTATAGGTGAAACAGAATATAATGTTGGCAAAACTTTCTCATTTTCTGATCAAAATAATAATATAGGGGCTGAAAATTTTGTAGGTTATTTTACTGAATTCATATCATTTCCATTTGAATTAGATGCTAATGAGAAAAATCGAGTTGAATCATATTTAGCATTGAAGTATGGACTTACATTGGACTCTGATTATAAAAGTTCTACTAATGTAAAGTTTTGGAATATTAACAGTGCTTTTAGTAATAACATATTCGGTATTGGAAAAGATGATAAAAGTGGTTTATATCAATTAATTGCTGAAAGTAGAAACGAACAAGATTTGTTAGTTGCATCTGTTGGTCCTTATGCTGAAAACAACATTATTAAACAGCAGGAATTAGAATTAACTATTTCTGATAATCATTTTATTTTATTTGGCGATAATAATGGAAACCTTAGTTTAAATGAACCTAATGAAATGTCCGTATCAACCCTAGGAAGAAAATGGTTAAGTCAAAATACAGATGAAGAATCTAAAGAATATCCAATTAATTTAAGATTTAAAGTAACTAATGAAATTCAAAATATTTTAAGTGAAACAGATCTAAAATTATGGTTTCTGAGAGATCCATTCGTAAATAATACTGAGATTTCT
This genomic window from Flavobacterium sp. CS20 contains:
- the folE gene encoding GTP cyclohydrolase I FolE; its protein translation is MSLEENLSEIEELGHNHIGTSSETPLRKDAFELSDEEKIKRIQANVNNIMQTLGLDLADDSLSGTPQRVAKMFVNEMFSGLNPKHKPKMSTFDNKYRYGEMLVEKNITVYSTCEHHLLPIVGKAHIAYISSGRVVGLSKMNRIVDYYAKRPQVQERMTMQIVKDLQEALDTEDVACIVDAKHLCVNSRGIRDIESETVTSEFGGQFKNQDVKKEFLDYIKLDTTF